The genomic window ACCCAGAGGCGCAAGAAGATGATAACGAAAATGAGGACGATGACAACGAGTCTTCAGACTCTGCGCCTGAAACCTCCCTCCTCCCTCGTGCAGTCAGACATCGCCTGCACAGGACGAACAAGCATACCCACAGCATCGTGAACAGCTCCATGGACAAGCTCCCATCGTTTCTCCAGACAGCTATCACCGCAGTGTACAATTTCATGACGCCCCCTCTGATTGGAGCCATTCTTGGAGCAGTCATTGGTCTCGCTCCTCCCCTGCACAAGCTCTTCTTCGCAGATAGCAATGAGGGCGGCTACCTCAACGCCTGGCTCACCCAGAGTATCAAGAATATCGGCCAGCTTTTCGTTACGCTGCAGGTCGTAGTCGTGGGCGTGAAGCTTGCGCAGGCACTGCGTAAAGAGAAACGCGGAGAAAACACAGGGACACTGAACTGGACACCCATTGCCATTGTCACTGTTGTCAGATATTTCATCTGGCCGGCGTAAGTCACCTACCATCACTCTTCGTGCAAGACAGCTAACAGCAAGCAGTATCAGCGTGGCTCTGGTATATGCGCTAGCCGCGAAAACCTCATGGCTGCCCCAAAATCCTATGCTGTGGTTCGTCATGATGTTGATGCCTGCCGGACCGAGTGCCATGAAGGTCATGGTACTCGCTGACGTGTCAGACGCCGAGCACGAAGACAAGATGATCATTGCGAAGTTTTTAGCTGTCAGTATTACTCCCACGGCCCTCGTGCGAACATTTACTAATGTGTGGCCAGATCGTTTACGCAATCTCGCCTCTGATGACGTTGAGCGTTATTGGCGCTCTGCAGGCTTGCAACGCTGCTATGTAGATTGATCATGATCATGATCATAATGCCATCTCACCATCGCTTGGCGTTCACGGGATGAGAGACGGGGCAATACACCATACGAACAGCTTGGCAGTTCAGCGTAGAATTCATGTACACGACGACACAGATGAACCCAAGTGGCATAGCAGCATCTTGTCCCTGTCCTTGTGATGCCAAATCATTGGCGAACGGCCAGAGGATGACGTATGGAGGATCTGCGTTGGATTTATCAATCTGCTTACGATCTCGGTTCGGTAAAGCCATGGTTGGCGGCTACGCGAATCTTACTGTTCAGGGATTGCGAGGCATGAAGTCCGAGTGAAGAGGTGCCGATCGCGCGCTTGTTGTTAAAGGCCACCATAACGAGCTGAAGAAACCTCGAAGCATTGTCACAATCACGGTGtttctagtatactactaGTAGAACACTTAGTCTGTAACCAATTGGCGGCATGCGATCGCTTAGGTGGACCAGCAAACATCTGAACTCATGGTGAAAGCAATGCTCACGAAGCCGGTCGTAAGAAGCCGACCAGGGCAACCAGCACATGATGGAATGAGGGGAACGATGTTTCCCAGCGTGAGTGGCGCAATATGCAGTTTAGTTCGCAGCAAGCGGGGGTTTTAGACCTAGTTCGCTCAAAGCAAGGAAATAATTCCTGGGAGTTGTACACTTCTGATATTCACAACGGCCTTACAAAGTCGTCACTGCTCAGTATCTCGCGAACGTCTTCGCTCTGTACCGGCGTTTTGGGAGGGGCGCCTAGCGAAAGGTCCACTAGTCCATCTGCAGGTGGTGAAAACTGACGTAGCTTTACACCACTCTCAGCAAAGATGCGGGCCGTCTGGTCGTCCACAAGGTAGCCCTGATTATACACGACTTCACTAATGCCGACCTGCGTGATCTTGACGCTGCATGTCAAACACGGGCAGGTGTTGCAGTAGAGAATCGCCGATTCGCCGATGCGATCTCGTCCAGCTTCGAGAAGAGCGTTCTCTTCGGCGTGTAGGCACAGACACGTGGATAAACCTACGCCCCCTTTTGCGGCGTTGTTGCATCGTGGGCCTGCAGCTGATCAGTCGTGTTTTCATCTCCAACGACCGCATGAACGTACATCCACCCTCGTTGCAGTTGGTCATGCCCCTTGGCGTGCCGTTGTAGCCAGTGCTGATGACTCGTTTCTCCCTGACAACAACGCAGCCGACCCGCCGCTTCATGCAGTTGCTTCGCAATGCTGCAAGATCCGCCAGCTGCATAAAGTACTGGTCCCAGCTGGGGCGGAGTCGTGCTTCGTCCGTGAGGTTCAGTGAGCGTACGGCGTCTCGCAGCGAGGCAATCGACGTGGTGGAGTTCAGCAGCTTGAGCTGTGCTCGTTGGAACAGAGCGCTGAGACCGGTGCGTTGGGCGAAGAGGTGGGCATCGTTGCGCAGGACGAAGTCTTGGAGCGTGGGAGGTGTGAGGCTGTCGACGGCACAGCGGTCCTTGAAGCGCTGCCAGCGTACGCTGACGGGTGCGTCGACGCTgatgaagaggaagaagggGCGTCGAAGGAGTGCGTCAAGCACCTTGTCGTCCCAGATGTCAGTCGTGACCCATCGTTCTCTCCATCTGAGGGTGACGAATTCGAGCAGAGCGTCGACATGTGCAAATGTGTGCTCGATGGCCGTAGAGGCTGATGGAGAGGGGACGTGTGCGTCAGATGCCGACTTTTCGACGATGGGTGTGGCAGCGGTGCGGGCTAGACGGAGGCGCTTGAAGCCATGCTCGTCGATGAGGTAGGAAGCTATCGATGACTTGCCCGCGCAAATTCCTGGGCGACGTCAGCGGCTGCTCGGCGTGGCCAGCTGGGCGCTTGCCTCCACACAGTCCAATAAGCATAACGGCCGCTTGGCACAAGAAAGCACGACAACAGATTGCTGGTGTATCTTCGAGATGGCCAACAGTGGACACAGCGCAGACGTGGAGGGTGGAGGGTGGAGCGTGTCCTAGCGCGTCCTAGCGCGTCAGCAGCTGCAGGCACGCGTCGAGCCGCCGCCCCACTTCTGGGCCTCGGGGCGGGGCAGCGAGCTCAGGTGCCAGGTGCGTCGCAGCTGCAAGACATTCAAGACACCGCCCACCAGGCCAACGAACGGTGCCTGGCAACCTGACCACTCTCCTAGCACCTAGCACCCACACACCCACACACCCACACACCCACGCACCCACGCACCCACGCAACCATAGCGCTCACGTGCACTGCTTTGTAACCAGCGTCGATACTTGTGACTCCCctctgctctctgctctctgcCCTCTCTTGCACATACACACCCATACACCGTGATCGTAATCGCAGCACCAGAAGTGCTCCGCCCGCGCTAATCCCCACCATGGCGACGCTCAAGTTCGCACCCTGGCAGAGCGACGTCGACGTGCAGTTTTATGCAGCGCTTGCGCATATCAAGATCAACCATGACAAGCTCGACGACTCGGCGCGCAA from Ascochyta rabiei chromosome 2, complete sequence includes these protein-coding regions:
- a CDS encoding dCMP deaminase; its protein translation is MLIGLCGGICAGKSSIASYLIDEHGFKRLRLARTAATPIVEKSASDAHVPSPSASTAIEHTFAHVDALLEFVTLRWRERWVTTDIWDDKVLDALLRRPFFLFISVDAPVSVRWQRFKDRCAVDSLTPPTLQDFVLRNDAHLFAQRTGLSALFQRAQLKLLNSTTSIASLRDAVRSLNLTDEARLRPSWDQYFMQLADLAALRSNCMKRRVGCVVVREKRVISTGYNGTPRGMTNCNEGGCPRCNNAAKGGVGLSTCLCLHAEENALLEAGRDRIGESAILYCNTCPCLTCSVKITQVGISEVVYNQGYLVDDQTARIFAESGVKLRQFSPPADGLVDLSLGAPPKTPVQSEDVREILSSDDFVRPL